One Phaeodactylum tricornutum CCAP 1055/1 chromosome 28, whole genome shotgun sequence DNA window includes the following coding sequences:
- a CDS encoding predicted protein produces MSSSDEAEFRDDVLVSSEHAKGSLHDDDDDDMPLANLLNSRKRSSTRTVSYADEDDDSEDDVPLASLAKRKPTVTSKHTNGSVPKSKVATPKKKKVASATTASVKKKKLNKSTSTVSNSSNADKTYESASAALYGTQCDKGLLIQRLLCRWWYAMTWPDPATLPVRPPKRFDALDGFTGVYVCTEGDKVGQIRDLRDKTTCPSFQIFVRKDAEELRQLLLKALEEQRAQLVAKEGSGTPTEKEIDQLVKWAKKVNTTKADKDAVKVLKASGLSIP; encoded by the coding sequence ATGAGTAGCAGTGACGAAGCCGAGTTTCGAGACGATGTGCTTGTATCGAGTGAACATGCGAAGGGAAGCctgcacgacgacgatgacgacgacatgcCACTCGCGAATCTCCTAAACAGTCGCAAACGCAGTTCCACTCGTACAGTCTCCtacgccgacgaagacgacgacagtgaagACGATGTCCCGCTGGCGTCGCTCGCCAAAAGAAAGCCAACGGTGACCTCCAAGCACACCAACGGATCCGTTCCCAAGTCCAAGGTCGCCActccgaagaagaaaaaggtcgCTTCAGCAACCACGGCATCCGTtaagaaaaagaaactgaACAAAAGTACGAGTACCGTTTCGAACAGTAGCAATGCCGATAAAACCTACGAATCGGCCTCCGCCGCACTCTACGGGACACAGTGTGACAAGGGATTACTCATACAACGATTGTTGTGCCGCTGGTGGTACGCCATGACGTGGCCCGATCCGGCAACCTTGCCCGTCCGCCCACCGAAACGATTCGACGCACTCGACGGGTTTACGGGAGTCTACGTCTGTACTGAAGGTGACAAGGTCGGGCAAATCCGAGACCTACGTGACAAGACAACCTGTCCCAgttttcaaatttttgtGCGCAAAGACGCGGAAGAGTTACGACAATTGTTGCTCAAGGCACTCGAGGAACAAAGGGCACAGCTAGTGGCGAAAGAGGGTTCGGGAACACCcacggaaaaagaaatcgaccAACTCGTCAAGTGGGCCAAAAAGGTTAACACAACCAAGGCGGATAAGGATGCTGTTAAGGTCCTAAAAGCCTCGGGATTGTCGATTCCGTAA
- a CDS encoding predicted protein, translating to MPGMYSSRSESTATGLTGPLKSNETENPVLYSETFQILSVDLPEISPYYRHDRRDKLGAPINDTASKDLSRLLEQPKPSRSRDNYDVRVYDHPPIWTRLKEPPRAHLRRQARKWLWKAETLYGPRGHPLVQVGNLMDTDSFVCPLTISQIHSSLMQRELGRMQGQFDQVNAIRLELLVYGVRVHDDFRQWTTDPNHVFLANTASKHSPAFPHAYQCDPSSQSSTSLTIDGSEADRLTQRIEFLVRTRAAALFRGDDKKALFIACKLYMTYGVGVNDTTRTWSIGSRFLKSYENEWKAPTISKISEMKEKVSFTHELFQMRRQFESPNFRRSQNSHFFPNAIVEKRVASMVQERIHKREEGMFLEADAIRRELWSTYNVGVNDRLQQYSLGGVFEI from the exons ATGCCTGGAATGTACAGCTCAAGGAGTGAAAGTACCGCAACTGGACTTACGGGACCGTTGAAATCCAACGAAACCGAAAATCCTGTCCTCTACAGCGAGACatttcaaatcctttcggTGGATCTGCCCGAGATAAGCCCATACTATCGCCACGACCGACGAGATAAACTAGGGGCACCAATCAATGATACCGCTTCCAAAGATCTGAGTCGTCTGCTCGAACAAC CTAAACCAAGTCGAAGCCGGGACAACTACGACGTGCGAGTATACGATCATCCCCCAATCTGGACAAGGCTAAAGGAACCTCCTAGAGCCCATTTACGGAGACAGGCGCGCAAATGGCTCTGGAAGGCCGAAACCTTGTACGGACCCCGGGGGCATCCCTTGGTTCAGGTAGGTAATTTGATGGATACAGACTCGTTCGTATGCCCTTTGACGATTTCGCAAATACATTCGTCATTGATGCAACGGGAGCTTGGGCGAATGCAGGGGCAATTCGATCAAGTGAATGCAATTCGGTTGGAGTTATTAGTCTACGGTGTTCGTGTTCACGACGACTTTCGCCAGTGGACGACTGACCCAAATCACGTCTTTCTTGCGAATACTGCTTCGAAACATTCCCCTGCATTTCCACATGCATATCAATGCGATCCGTCTTCGCAATCGTCGACATCTCTAACTATAGATGGGAGCGAAGCAGACCGTCTGACGCAACGAATCGAGTTCCTGGTACGCACGAGGGCCGCGGCACTCTTCCGTGGCGACGACAAAAAAGCTCTGTTCATAGCTTGCAAGCTCTACATGACTTACGGAGTCGGAGTCAACGATACAACGAGGACATGGTCAATTGGGTCTCGGTTCCTGAAAAGTTACGAAAATGAATGGAAGGCTCCGACCATTTCAAAAATCTCTGAAATGAAGGAAAAAGTGTCGTTTACGCATGAGCTCTTTCAAATGCGTCGCCAGTTTGAGAGCCCAAACTTCAGACGAAGCCAAAATTCGCATTTTTTTCCAAATGCGATTGTAGAAAAGCGAGTGGCTTCGATGGTACAGGAGCGTATTCACAAACGAGAAGAGGGTATGTTTTTGGAAGCTGATGCCATCCGTCGGGAACTTTGGTCCACTTAC AATGTTGGAGTCAATGATCGGCTACAGCAGTACAGCCTGGGAGGAGTATTTGAAATTTAA
- a CDS encoding predicted protein, with the protein FRLFRVRPFKVKVDYTPQKVDRKALKDGAFVELVNLSPIDALILTLKKVEIEGKTGFGEVLPILIQSWIQEICSTQLLKFVTNMRPLEPITQVGETAVDMIVLPWEAFRNGDSVQKAIRSGTTSFASTLVYEAFTATSRVAGYVADQVGRLGREEFDRSNQPSRPLEAPRRATDAAPHALQSVTRGLQEANYKIVIIPYREYQRTGARGAIRSVVKGIPVAIGAPTSAAAEAISYALLGARNQIRPDIRKEEESSQRGMHLDR; encoded by the coding sequence TTTCGATTGTTTCGAGTTAGGCCATTCAAGGTAAAAGTTGATTACACTCCTCAGAAAGTCGATCGAAAAGCTCTGAAAGACGGAGCGTTCGTCGAACTTGTCAATTTGAGCCCCATCGATGCACTGATATTGACTCTAAAAAAGGTCGAAATAGAAGGAAAGACAGGCTTTGGCGAAGTCCTTCCCATCCTGATCCAAAGCTGGATTCAAGAAATATGTAGTACACAGCTCCTCAAGTTTGTCAcgaacatgagacccttgGAACCCATTACGCAGGTTGGAGAGACAGCTGTGGATATGATTGTTTTACCTTGGGAAGCCTTTCGGAACGGTGATAGTGTGCAAAAGGCAATCCGATCGGGAACAACAAGCTTTGCTTCGACGCTAGTGTATGAAGCTTTTACAGCAACATCGCGAGTTGCTGGGTACGTAGCGGATCAAGTAGGTCGCCTTGGACGAGAGGAGTTTGACCGGTCCAACCAGCCATCTCGTCCTCTTGAAGCACCCCGTCGTGCCACCGATGCGGCGCCACACGCTCTGCAGAGTGTCACTCGTGGGTTACAAGAAGCAAACTACAAGATTGTTATCATTCCGTACCGTGAGTACCAGAGAACCGGAGCCCGTGGTGCGATTAGGAGCGTAGTAAAGGGCATTCCGGTGGCGATTGGTGCCCCCACAAGTGCAGCAGCCGAAGCCATATCCTACGCCTTGCTCGGAGCTCGCAATCAGATTCGGCCTGATATCCGAAAAGAGGAAGAATCGAGCCAACGTGGTATGCATCTAGATCGTTAA
- a CDS encoding predicted protein, with the protein MRLVILSLAFLVGVETRPQSFATTKRGECMPSSADLNHYVCFSDRPVDALVYQCADSEALCPDWAKAGECQKNPGYMQLECRHSCDTCVPLHVGMTQIAPLQEAPTQQQVHDRLVQTQQHVHNKAKENFNVLHNCLNYHELCTFWAVAGECDNSPDFMLRTCRPACYIC; encoded by the coding sequence ATGCGGTTGGTCATTCTGTCACTGGCATTCCTGGTCGGTGTAGAAACAAGACCACAATCGTTCGCCACGACAAAGCGCGGAGAGTGCATGCCTTCCTCCGCGGACCTCAATCACTACGTTTGCTTTTCGGATCGTCCGGTGGACGCTCTGGTGTATCAGTGTGCAGACTCGGAAGCCCTTTGTCCAGATTGGGCCAAGGCTGGCGAATGCCAGAAGAACCCGGGCTACATGCAGCTGGAATGTCGGCATAGTTGCGACACCTGTGTCCCTCTGCATGTTGGTATGACACAGATTGCGCCTCTTCAGGAAGCGCCAACGCAGCAACAAGTTCACGATCGGCTGGTACAGACGCAACAGCACGTACACAACAAGGCGAAAGAGAACTTCAACGTATTACATAACTGTCTTAACTACCACGAACTGTGCACATTCTGGGCAGTCGCGGGTGAGTGCGACAACAGTCCTGATTTTATGCTGCGGACCTGTCGGCCCGCGTGTTACATATGTTAG
- a CDS encoding predicted protein, which translates to MVGSVVKPCRSKRLKGVLSTQTSGFSGASVEEKLGLQADQRSDEPEVVLFQRGPGRDGLPRSGLFFSSLHTIYWIWYGFDFVPAINASPVADIHIDPMIPLVGTVFAAFIQLVFTSYPTRLVHKLTWRPTAQSLQLYTYSIPFIRPRTTPTVFPVGEIMLDASSSDTERILKEFGGNIDRFKGHLGISKPGGSWPPYLLDMREASDAPEPEILLEALLSPAGMTVGGAGAFQVRKTGSGEGKKKNRSRESSLKKIIRQRR; encoded by the coding sequence ATGGTCGGCAGCGTGGTGAAGCCATGTCGCTCTAAAAGGCTGAAGGGGGTTCTATCGACACAGACATCTGGATTTTCGGGAGCGTCTGTTGAAGAAAAGCTGGGTTTACAAGCCGATCAACGCAGTGACGAACCAGAAGTAGTCTTGTTCCAACGCGGCCCAGGCCGCGATGGACTGCCCCGTTCCGGTTTATTCTTTTCCTCTCTACACACGATCTATTGGATCTGGTACGGTTTCGATTTTGTGCCCGCCATCAACGCGTCTCCCGTTGCAGATATTCACATTGATCCGATGATACCCTTAGTCGGTACCGTGTTTGCCGCTTTTATCCAGTTGGTCTTCACGAGTTACCCGACACGTCTTGTGCACAAGCTCACGTGGAGGCCAACAGCACAGTCGCTTCAACTGTATACTTACAGTATACCATTTATCCGTCCAAGAACAACTCCTACAGTGTTTCCTGTAGGCGAAATTATGCTGGATGCATCCAGTTCGGATACCGAGCGCATTTTGAAAGAGTTCGGTGGCAACATAGACCGTTTCAAGGGCCATCTTGGGATTTCGAAGCCCGGCGGCTCCTGGCCGCCGTACCTACTGGATATGCGTGAAGCATCGGACGCTCCCGAGCCCGAAATTTTGCTGGAGGCCCTGTTGTCCCCTGCCGGGATGACGGTTGGCGGTGCAGGTGCATTTCAAGTTAGAAAAACCGGAagtggtgaaggaaaaaaaAAGAATCGATCACGAGAAAGCTCCTTGAAAAAAATCATACGTCAACGGCGATAA
- a CDS encoding predicted protein, whose protein sequence is MDSERAPETVASRSNEPATVWYSTVRRTKLPRELNNESLLTNTMAKRKALIAVERQKTVPMTSNNTASTSLRGRRTGVIFSSQDDAPLRVDSDGMENADAFFESARTPPAIAVTRKEKENRPQKHLRFSLDSHGTSGSHGFFDKGALRRSQATRRREQWSPSELSKVSTAPPSVDRTREAAVLEEDVEQTRKGDDLDDEEGADAVFENRHAPGSPGANDLVVTNDPFDDDGDDMIPEPPPDSPTPDDDLTQEDDHMEAPTQNESDFPVDMDDDDDLVDDDNEGDGFQMAGSPVPETPDNALTERRLVEEKRFEEKRLKKKRKEEIKLAAMKAFNAANKSSSEADSDDQDAKTPKRKTKGQKKKTSRNAVFSPKGIPTGPREYNAVPVSELKQSPPAEAKKWRRSRRARTKPLDFWKNERIVYGPNDFDDDEYVGVKNMPVPIAFSLAQPTPYKKRKAPVWIDSDKAIALKKHRVAESSAVSIEEEPFDSSKLRKKYDYMNGQDANLWDDGTHEQVFTKAVAFHDELEERKLPLSKLRAKSDGKVVGRAAQAFNIHTECDYVGYIMGNLTLPPKAIKDPESVGPCAQTFTVVSGQKGAIEIAYGAPSEEEGLLDDQTAQRFLLGPRDMFRIPPGNCYRLQNHSKTSECYMTWTIIRAPVNPAESP, encoded by the exons ATGGACAGTGAGCGCGCTCCGGAAACCGTAGCGAGCCGTTCGAACGAGCCCGCCACGGTATGGTATAGTACCGTCCGCAGGACCAAGCTACCGCGGGAACTCAACAACGAATCTCTGTTGACAAACACCATGGCGAAACGAAAGGCCCTTATTGCCGTCGAACGTCAAAAGACCGTACCAATGACCAGCAATAACACTGCTAGTACTAGTCTTCGTGGGCGCCGTACGGGGGTGATCTTCTCGTCACAGGACGATGCCCCGCTCCGCGTCGACTCGGACGGTATGGAGAACGCCGACGCCTTTTTCGAATCGGCCCGGACGCCGCCAGCGATAGCAGTcacgagaaaggaaaaggaaaatcgACCCCAGAAACATTTGCGATTTTCGTTGGACAGTCACGGCACCTCCGGTAGTCACGGTTTCTTTGACAAGGGCGCGCTCCGCCGCTCCCAAGCGACGCGGCGTCGGGAACAGTGGAGCCCGTCCGAATTGAGCAAAGTCTCGACGGCACCGCCGTCGGTGGACCGGACGCGGGAAGCCgccgttttggaagaagacgtggAACAAACACGCAAAGGAGACGAtctggatgatgaagaaggTGCCGACGCGGTATTTGAGAATCGACACGCACCGGGGAGTCCGGGAGCGAACGATTTGGTTGTCACCAATGATCCTTTCGATGACGATGGAGACGATATGATTCCGGAACCACCTCCGGACTCTCCGACGCCCGATGACGACCTGACGCAGGAAGATGATCACATGGAAGCCCCAACACAGAACGAATCCGATTTCCCCGTTGatatggacgacgacgatgatctcgtcgacgatgacaacgaagGAGACGGGTTCCAAATGGCGGGCTCACCTGTCCCAGAAACGCCCGACAATGCGCTTACGGAACGTCGCCTTGTTGAGGAGAAACGATTTGAGGAGAAACGATTAAAGAAAAAACGCAAAGAAGAGATAAAGCTGGCGGCGATGAAAGCCTTCAATGCTGCCAacaagtcgtcgtcggaggctgacagtgacgacCAGGATGCCAAGACGCCGAAGCGAAAAACCAAAggacaaaagaagaaaacatCAAGGAACGCTGTCTTTTCTCCCAAGGGAATTCCCACTGGTCCTCGTGAGTACAACGCTGTACCCGTTTCGGAACTCAAGCAATCTCCTCCCGCCGAGGCAAAAAAATGGCGTCGCTCACGTCGGGCTCGGACCAAACCGCtcgacttttggaaaaacgaacGCATCGTCTACGGCCCCAAcgactttgacgacgatgagtATGTGGGAGTCAAGAACATGCCGGTACCGATCGCATTTTCCTTGGCCCAGCCTACGCCATACAAGAAGCGTAAGGCTCCTGTTTGGATCGATTCTGACAAGGCCATAGCGTTAAAGAAGCACCGTGTGGCCGAGTCGTCTGCCGTGTCGATTGAAGAAGAGCCTTTCGACAGTAGTAAGCTGCGCAAGAAATACGATTACATGAACGGGCAAGACGCAAACTTGTGGGACGATGGAACTCACGAGCAGGTTTTTACAA AGGCCGTCGCTTTTCACGACGAGCTCGAAGAACGCAAACTTCCGCTATCCAAACTGCGTGCCAAGTCTGACGGTAAGGTAGTGGGACGTGCCGCACAGGCTTTCAACATTCACACTGAGTGCGACTACGTTGGCTACATCATGGGCAACCTTACACTACCTCCCAAGGCTATTAAGGACCCCGAATCGGTCGGGCCCTGTGCTCAAACGTTCACTGTTGTTAGCGGCCAAAAGGGAGCCATCGAAATCGCCTACGGAGCGCCTAGCGAAGAGGAGGGCTTGCTCGACGATCAGACGGCCCAGCGTTTTCTGCTGGGTCCGCGTGACATGTTCCGTATCCCCCCCGGCAACTGTTACAGATTGCAGAATCACTCCAAGACGAGCGAGTGCTACATGACGTGGACAATTATTCGGGCACCAGTGAACCCTGCCGAATCGCCTTAG
- a CDS encoding predicted protein, with protein sequence MNDSYNRSSEHRTLVGVDSSSAVPHDDGITLSAKPHAFAGAVLSPKHARELTPSLCLAIASALAEQSHRKALLPYTLWISEAWRVLGWAEPSAALFWEMATMYHALYLATRAHAADYPGTATHIPPILSCGSNSSLGSGTTNPTERQLVTALEKKKISTTASAKELPAWLVGTFLLLHCEEFAYQRNLSGLDDRRFYGATTGQSDASTEPLRNTSNVDFATLFKHPSLSPRTRLHAGWNNDNSHCTAYLLRHLRKILLLAAIPQNQDAVNACVHLAALPSPPPTLSAERLRHSSTNARPKYSPDELRRQHDEEHGQVGSNVKLTLDDLERLHLLLQLPHGGAFEDSPIQIGEFLWTSLKMASPPPMATIPLGDVEEEIRQHLEMELFMAGRGDGNKHGVSADEEETAHSALAKLSLSGTKGGGSGDTSDRATQPDNVYQKELSYVHLRGKTIVLKPNPPEPVSGASVTSHEPHATSNFASPSRLHDLVISECSDAHFYLLQPFEHATIAACTGCTIVVGAVAGLLHIVDCEKTSITSAARRLLVSNSSDVQMCVFTPSPPLLVGDNRSCQFAPYNTYYDGFREDLLATGLAAAVVPEHQSPYHGSGGRNYTDTDGSWPPLQCASNKWKHPVELARLEMPQIPPTPPGPSNTSIGGVASAGADDKAMGKSGTGNDTSVHAPVLVPASEFHILFVPIESDASKQRRLEADENDHSSEPGRLESQYCRLLSELLQTSPFRLPMEYERRVLMKVDRMKTIQQSVQKNLTTEQQAKFEEELNRGFRDWLVTSGNLRQVLDLVHLERRGGV encoded by the exons ATGAACGATTCGTACAATCGTTCTTCCGAACACCGTACCCTCGTGGGTGTCGACTCCTCGTCTGCCGTGCCACACGACGACGGGATAACCTTATCGGCCAAACCTCATGCATTTGCGGGTGCCGTCTTGTCGCCGAAGCACGCCCGCGAGCTCACGCCCTCCCTTTGTCTCGCGATCGCCTCCGCCCTCGCCGAACAATCCCACCGCAAGGCCCTGTTGCCCTACACGCTCTGGATCTCCGAAGCCTGGCGAGTGCTGGGTTGGGCCGAGCCGTCGGCGGCTCTCTTTTGGGAAATGGCAACCATGTACCACGCCTTGTATTTGGCCACCCGCGCGCACGCGGCGGATTATCCCGGTACGGCCACCCATATTCCGCCCATTCTGTCCTGCGGCAGCAACAGTAGTTTGGGCAGCGGGACCACGAATCCTACGGAACGACAGCTCGTGACGGCtctggaaaagaaaaaaatatcCACCACTGCGTCCGCCAAGGAACTACCCGCGTGGCTCGTGGGCACcttcttgctgctgcatTGTGAGGAATTCGCCTACCAACGGAATCTTTCTGGACTGGACGATCGACGGTTCTACGGAGCGACCACCGGCCAATCCGACGCCAGTACGGAGCCCCTGCGGAACACTTCCAACGTGGACTTTGCCACTTTGTTCAAGCACCCGTCGCTTTCGCCGAG AACTCGATTGCACGCCGGATGGAACAACGATAATTCACACTGCACGGCTTATTTGCTGCGACACTTGCGCAAGATTTTGTTACTAGCCGCCATTCCACAGAACCAAGACGCGGTCAACGCGTGCGTGCACTTGGCGGCCTTGCCGTCACCTCCACCAACTCTGTCCGCGGAACGACTCCGCCACAGCTCCACGAACGCTCGTCCCAAATACTCACCGGATGAACTTCGCCGACAGCACGACGAAGAACACGGTCAAGTCGGCTCGAACGTCAAACTGACCCTGGATGATTTGGAGCGCTTGCATTTATTGCTACAGCTACCACACGGCGGAGCTTTCGAAGATTCTCCTATTCAGATCGGAGAATTCCTCTGGACGAGTCTCAAGATGGCGTCTCCACCGCCAATGGCTACCATTCCTTTGGGGGATGTAGAGGAAGAAATTCGACAGCATTTAGAAATGGAACTTTTCATGGCCGGACGAGGTGACGGCAACAAACATGGCGTCTCGGcggacgaagaggaaaccGCCCACAGTGCACTCGCGAAGCTTAGCTTGTCCGGAACAAAAGGTGGCGGTTCAGGCGATACGAGCGATCGCGCGACACAACCCGATAACGTTTACCAAAAAGAACTGAGCTACGTCCATCTACGCGGAAAGACGATTGTGCTAAAACCCAATCCACCGGAACCGGTATCGGGCGCATCGGTGACTTCGCACGAACCCCACGCCACAAGTAATTTTGCGTCACCGTCTCGTCTTCACGATTTGGTAATCTCCGAATGCTCGGATGCGCATTTTTATCTGCTGCAACCGTTTGAACACGCGACCATTGCCGCGTGTACCGGATGTacgatcgtcgtcggtgcCGTTGCAGGATTGTTACACATTGTCGACTGCGAAAAGACCAGCATCACTTCCGCTGCTCGACGCCTTTTGGTCAGCAATTCAAGCGACGTTCAAATGTGCGTGTTCACTCCGAGTCCACCTTTGTTGGTGGGAGACAACCGCAGCTGTCAGTTTGCCCCTTACAACACCTACTACGATGGATTTCGCGAGGACCTGCTGGCTACAGGACTGGCGGCGGCAGTGGTCCCCGAACACCAATCTCCCTACCACGGTAGTGGTGGACGGAATTATACGGATACAGACGGTTCCTGGCCACCATTGCAATGCGCTAGCAATAAATGGAAGCATCCGGTTGAATTGGCTCGATTGGAAATGCCGCAAATACCGCCCACCCCGCCTGGGCCCAGCAATACTAGCATCGGTGGTGTCGCGTCCGCTGGGGCCGACGACAAAGCCATGGGCAAGTCCGGAACCGGTAACGACACGTCTGTCCATGCCCCTGTCCTCGTCCCGGCGTCTGAGTTCCACATTCTTTTTGTGCCCATCGAAAGTGATGCTTCCAAACAACGACGCTTGGAAGCGGATGAAAACGATCATTCATCCGAGCCCGGCCGACTAGAGAGCCAGTATTGCCGTCTACTGAGCGAGCTCTTGCAGACATCTCCCTTTCGGTTGCCTATGGAATACGAACGTCGAGTGCTAATGAAGGTTGACCGTATGAAGACTATACAGCAATCCGTCCAAAAGAATCTGACGACGGAGCAGCAAGCAAAATTTGAGGAGGAGTTGAATCGAGGGTTTCGCGATTGGCTTGTAACCAGCGGAAATCTCCGCCAAGTGCTCGACCTTGTACATCTCGAACGGAGAGGCGGGGTGTAG